A window of the Oscillospiraceae bacterium NTUH-002-81 genome harbors these coding sequences:
- a CDS encoding DUF4160 domain-containing protein has product MPQIFRMGPYWIYFWANENEPLEPIHVHVSKGVPSANASKIWITGSGKCLLANNNSHIAPHILRNIMRMIEARSESIIQMWSDYFGEIRYFC; this is encoded by the coding sequence ATGCCGCAAATCTTTAGAATGGGGCCATACTGGATCTACTTTTGGGCAAATGAGAATGAACCGCTTGAACCGATCCATGTCCATGTATCCAAAGGTGTCCCCAGCGCCAATGCCAGCAAGATCTGGATCACAGGATCCGGCAAGTGCCTGCTGGCCAACAATAATTCCCACATTGCTCCGCATATCCTTCGAAATATCATGCGTATGATCGAAGCCCGAAGTGAAAGTATTATTCAGATGTGGTCTGATTATTTTGGTGAAATAAGATATTTCTGCTAA
- a CDS encoding helix-turn-helix transcriptional regulator, giving the protein MQYRIKEYREELKMSQAELSERAKVSRTIISGLESGAITVTTTETLLKIAKALGKNVSDIFFEADV; this is encoded by the coding sequence TTGCAGTACAGAATTAAAGAGTACAGGGAAGAATTGAAGATGTCTCAGGCAGAACTTTCAGAAAGAGCTAAGGTATCGCGTACAATTATTTCCGGATTAGAAAGCGGAGCTATTACAGTAACGACAACTGAAACCTTGTTAAAAATCGCAAAAGCATTGGGGAAAAATGTAAGCGATATTTTTTTTGAAGCTGATGTCTAA
- a CDS encoding DUF1351 domain-containing protein, producing the protein MELRVEEYQLPQKISFNFEELKAELQEKTQHYETMVYTDDQIKEAKADRANLNRLKKALNDERIRREKEYLAPL; encoded by the coding sequence ATGGAGTTAAGAGTGGAAGAGTATCAGCTCCCACAGAAAATCAGTTTTAACTTTGAAGAGCTGAAAGCGGAGCTGCAGGAAAAGACCCAGCACTATGAGACGATGGTTTACACGGACGACCAGATCAAGGAGGCAAAGGCCGACCGGGCGAACCTGAACCGGCTGAAAAAAGCCCTGAATGATGAGCGTATCCGCCGGGAAAAGGAATATCTGGCACCCCTTTGA
- a CDS encoding InlB B-repeat-containing protein: MTEEHDNAQVVTSADAQTLINALPEAEAITEDHAADMETQSEAIIKDHAVDVETQSEVIDEAKVQLSDEAHLHCICGGSVSAGDHTSHSDVTYTAWNGTDGITYNNNTAYVYLTDNATINSNLVVDGTTLYLCLNGKTYASNGTNKIQVKNGGRLVLCDCRGSGTIKGATSGWGGMCIYLYTSTLDMFGGKLTGGKVTGSGGGGAIALDDKNCVFNMYSGEISGNDGRNYGGAVFQNFAKNKPNATGGRFNMYGGVIKNNTAKNGGAFFSTTGGTIDMTGGTISGNTATMSSNDAGGGAIYMRGSGTINITGNAEITGNSSSLDGGAILMGWGTINMNGSAKINNNTASRWGGAICLRRDSNQVTQIIMRGGEISGNKAMKEGGAVHAVDKDCIFYLYDGKITGNTSVDGGAIYLNQEPSTLSMHGGEISGNTATGNGGGIYIYRTGSVCELYGGKIENNKASGSGGGIYINPSNSGKLRVGNTAVVQSNTVSGKSNNVYLPSGKTLSIGIGMTPPYASIGITTANTSYPVAFSDAYGKNYAECFFADDVNAHVEYKDDQKLYLVSGVVARPLTVTFDPNGGTLDEADKTRSVNTGERYGTLPVPSYAGYDFAGWYTEKNGGTEIKEDTTVTVAGTQTLYAHWTLIHVHAYTQQMQKPEALKTPADCAHNAVYYLSCACGEVSTNNADTFTAENTALDHDWGEWAQNSDGKTHTRVCKRDGNHTETGNCTGGTATCDKKAVCATCGKEYGSFDPANHSGTLSDWQTNDIEHWKEYTCCHAKRQRAAHDGGTATCQGKAVCLVCGQEYGSFDPANHTGTLSGWKTNGTEHWKEYNCCHAEVQRARHSFTAEAEQEAYLKSAATCTERAEYYKSCEVCGLSSIGTADEATFFSGNVLGHDWGEWTQNSDGKTHTRVCKRDSSHTETGNCTGGTATCTAKAVCEVCKAAYGEKNPDNHTAGCTPEWTITETEHEQKYSLCGKVTTKKSAHSFSDWAIIQEPTSSQDGEKEHICEICKYKETKTIPAAGDSGSNTNNTNNTNNTNNTIRATAGSASAPQTGDSNQMLLWLSLLFASGFGVTGATLYGRRKKHSRQR; encoded by the coding sequence GTGACTGAGGAGCATGATAACGCCCAGGTCGTGACCAGTGCGGATGCGCAGACACTGATCAACGCGCTGCCTGAGGCGGAAGCAATCACAGAGGATCATGCGGCGGACATGGAAACACAGTCAGAAGCAATCATCAAGGATCATGCGGTTGACGTGGAAACACAGTCAGAAGTCATTGACGAGGCGAAGGTACAGCTTTCTGATGAAGCGCATCTTCATTGCATCTGTGGCGGTAGCGTCAGTGCAGGGGATCATACCAGCCATTCCGATGTGACCTATACGGCGTGGAACGGCACGGACGGTATTACTTATAACAACAATACCGCCTATGTTTACCTGACAGACAATGCCACCATCAACAGCAATCTTGTGGTGGATGGCACGACGCTTTACCTGTGCCTGAACGGCAAGACTTACGCCAGCAATGGTACAAATAAGATTCAGGTCAAAAACGGCGGCCGGCTTGTCCTCTGTGACTGTCGGGGCAGCGGCACCATCAAGGGCGCTACCTCCGGCTGGGGCGGTATGTGCATTTACCTCTATACCAGCACGCTGGACATGTTCGGCGGCAAGCTCACCGGCGGTAAAGTTACCGGCAGTGGCGGCGGTGGTGCCATCGCTCTGGATGACAAGAATTGCGTGTTCAATATGTACAGTGGTGAAATCTCCGGCAACGATGGCAGGAACTACGGCGGCGCTGTTTTTCAGAACTTTGCGAAAAATAAGCCGAACGCCACCGGCGGCCGTTTCAATATGTACGGCGGCGTTATCAAGAACAACACAGCCAAGAATGGCGGCGCGTTCTTCTCCACTACCGGCGGCACTATTGATATGACCGGCGGCACAATCTCCGGCAATACAGCGACCATGAGCAGCAACGATGCCGGCGGCGGCGCTATTTATATGCGCGGCAGTGGCACCATCAATATTACCGGCAATGCGGAGATCACCGGTAATTCCTCCAGTCTGGACGGCGGCGCCATTCTGATGGGCTGGGGCACGATCAATATGAACGGCAGCGCAAAGATCAACAATAACACCGCAAGCCGATGGGGCGGCGCCATCTGCCTGCGCAGAGATTCCAATCAGGTGACGCAGATTATCATGCGGGGTGGCGAGATTTCCGGCAACAAGGCCATGAAAGAGGGCGGCGCGGTGCATGCAGTTGACAAGGACTGTATCTTCTACCTCTATGACGGTAAGATCACCGGAAACACCAGCGTGGACGGAGGCGCCATCTATCTGAATCAGGAGCCGTCGACGCTGTCTATGCATGGCGGAGAGATCTCCGGCAATACGGCCACCGGCAATGGCGGCGGCATATATATTTACCGTACCGGCTCGGTCTGTGAACTTTATGGAGGCAAGATTGAGAATAACAAAGCCAGTGGCAGTGGCGGCGGCATTTATATCAATCCCAGCAACAGCGGAAAGTTGAGGGTCGGAAACACCGCCGTTGTGCAGAGTAACACGGTTTCCGGCAAGTCCAATAATGTGTATCTACCCTCCGGCAAGACGTTGAGCATCGGCATTGGCATGACTCCTCCTTACGCCTCTATCGGCATTACCACTGCAAACACCAGCTACCCAGTGGCGTTTTCTGATGCTTACGGCAAGAATTACGCGGAGTGTTTCTTTGCAGACGATGTCAATGCCCATGTGGAGTATAAGGATGACCAGAAACTGTATCTCGTCTCCGGTGTGGTCGCACGGCCTCTCACTGTGACTTTTGATCCTAATGGCGGTACACTGGACGAAGCGGACAAAACTAGGTCTGTGAATACCGGCGAACGCTATGGTACACTTCCGGTTCCCAGCTATGCGGGATACGATTTTGCCGGTTGGTACACAGAAAAGAACGGCGGTACAGAGATCAAAGAAGACACCACCGTAACAGTGGCTGGCACACAGACGCTCTATGCGCATTGGACACTGATCCATGTGCATGCATACACACAGCAGATGCAGAAGCCAGAAGCGCTGAAAACGCCTGCGGACTGCGCCCATAACGCAGTGTATTATCTGTCCTGTGCGTGTGGTGAAGTAAGCACCAACAACGCCGATACGTTTACCGCAGAGAATACCGCTCTTGACCACGATTGGGGCGAGTGGGCGCAGAACAGTGACGGCAAAACCCATACCCGTGTCTGCAAGCGCGACGGCAACCATACCGAGACAGGGAATTGCACGGGCGGCACGGCTACTTGTGACAAAAAGGCCGTCTGCGCGACCTGTGGGAAAGAGTACGGCAGTTTTGATCCCGCCAACCACAGCGGCACGCTGAGCGACTGGCAGACGAACGATATCGAACACTGGAAAGAATATACCTGCTGCCATGCCAAGAGGCAGCGTGCTGCGCACGATGGCGGCACGGCGACCTGCCAGGGGAAAGCTGTCTGCCTTGTATGCGGCCAGGAGTACGGCAGCTTTGATCCCGCCAACCACACCGGCACGTTGAGCGGCTGGAAGACGAACGGCACTGAACACTGGAAGGAATACAACTGCTGCCATGCCGAGGTACAGCGCGCACGGCACAGCTTCACAGCAGAAGCTGAACAGGAAGCCTACCTGAAATCCGCCGCGACCTGCACGGAGCGGGCGGAATATTACAAGTCCTGTGAAGTCTGCGGTCTCAGCTCCATTGGTACAGCAGATGAGGCGACATTTTTCTCCGGCAATGTGTTGGGGCACGACTGGGGCGAATGGACGCAGAACAGCGACGGTAAAACCCATACCCGTGTTTGTAAGCGCGACAGCAGCCATACCGAGACCGGGAACTGCACAGGCGGCACGGCGACCTGCACGGCAAAGGCGGTCTGCGAGGTATGCAAGGCTGCGTATGGTGAAAAGAATCCGGACAATCATACTGCCGGATGCACGCCAGAATGGACGATTACCGAAACAGAGCATGAGCAGAAGTATTCCCTCTGCGGCAAGGTGACCACTAAAAAATCAGCGCATTCCTTCAGCGATTGGGCAATCATCCAGGAACCGACGTCGAGCCAGGATGGTGAAAAAGAGCATATTTGTGAAATTTGCAAGTACAAGGAGACAAAAACAATCCCCGCTGCTGGTGACAGCGGCAGCAACACCAACAACACCAACAATACCAACAATACCAACAATACTATTAGGGCGACTGCCGGTTCTGCCAGTGCGCCCCAGACAGGCGACAGCAATCAGATGCTGCTTTGGCTCTCTCTGCTGTTTGCTTCCGGCTTCGGCGTAACCGGTGCTACCCTGTATGGCAGAAGGAAAAAACACTCCCGCCAGAGATAA
- a CDS encoding DUF1351 domain-containing protein: MMSVSAGKRNIWHPFDAFKKQVNEVIAIVDKPINAIDRQVKEYEEKKKEDKLEAIHEFFDSCEDIPEWLHLEKFFDSRWLNASVSMKSIQETITDKVAQIKTDLATLANLPEFGYEAQQVYISTLDINKALAEGQRMSQIQKQKAAYEAEQARKREEEARLKQEAEFAKHMNPPAEEPAAAEPEKEAVAAAEPAKTWVSFRAHMTTEDALALRDFFQNRGIEFEAI, translated from the coding sequence ATGATGAGCGTATCCGCCGGGAAAAGGAATATCTGGCACCCCTTTGATGCTTTCAAGAAGCAGGTCAATGAGGTGATTGCCATCGTGGACAAGCCCATCAATGCCATTGACCGGCAGGTGAAGGAGTACGAGGAAAAGAAGAAAGAGGACAAGCTGGAGGCGATTCATGAATTTTTCGATTCCTGCGAAGATATCCCGGAATGGCTGCATCTGGAAAAGTTTTTTGATTCCCGCTGGCTGAATGCATCCGTCTCCATGAAATCCATTCAGGAGACCATCACCGACAAGGTGGCGCAGATCAAAACAGACCTTGCCACGCTTGCTAATCTGCCGGAATTCGGCTATGAGGCGCAGCAGGTATATATTTCTACCCTGGACATCAACAAGGCCCTTGCAGAGGGACAGAGAATGTCACAGATACAGAAGCAGAAAGCGGCATACGAGGCGGAGCAGGCCAGAAAGCGGGAAGAGGAAGCTCGGCTGAAGCAGGAGGCGGAATTTGCAAAGCACATGAACCCGCCTGCGGAGGAACCGGCGGCAGCAGAGCCGGAGAAGGAAGCTGTTGCAGCTGCTGAACCGGCAAAGACCTGGGTAAGCTTCCGGGCGCACATGACCACAGAGGACGCGCTGGCCCTTCGGGATTTCTTCCAGAACCGGGGCATTGAGTTTGAAGCGATTTGA
- a CDS encoding recombinase family protein, which yields MDTLKYAYGYVRVSTDKQEELSPDSQKKLLQDYAVKNGIVLLEIFRELGVSGRHADKRPEFQRMIGMAKSQEHPVDAILVWKFSRFARNQEESIVYKSLLKKKHHVDVISVSEPLVEGPFGSLIERIIEWMDEYYSIRLSGEVFRGMSEKARRGGFQARPPLGYRILHKNECPVVVPEEAEIVRTIFRLYVDDLLSPFDIARHLNALGLVTGKQKPFEKRSIEYILDNPAYIGKNRWNRTESGSKRIKDEDEWIVSDGPQEPIIAQDIFQAAQERRQKEYRPKGARPASTCRHWLSGLLKCSACGRTLSVSSHADPKSGTRYIYFQCYGYLKGKCSVSHNISEKKITPIVLESMEAALQSGIIVFEQKKNVKDSDMNQRTLLELQISKLDQRSERLRAAYLDGIDTLEEYKVNRQMLDNERVRLSEKLAAIQKTPGETVSPKKMLERIKDVRDILDSNEYSMQEKNAAIKTIIEKIVFFKAENRIQVFYYYN from the coding sequence ATGGACACTCTAAAATATGCTTACGGATATGTCCGAGTAAGCACCGATAAACAGGAGGAGCTCTCTCCTGATTCACAGAAGAAACTTCTGCAGGACTACGCTGTCAAAAACGGCATTGTTCTGTTGGAGATATTCCGTGAATTAGGCGTCTCCGGCCGACATGCAGATAAACGGCCAGAATTCCAACGAATGATCGGCATGGCAAAATCCCAGGAACATCCTGTTGATGCCATCCTTGTCTGGAAATTCAGCCGTTTTGCCAGAAACCAGGAAGAATCTATTGTGTATAAATCACTGCTGAAAAAGAAACATCACGTTGATGTTATCAGTGTATCGGAACCTCTGGTTGAAGGCCCTTTCGGCAGCCTGATCGAGCGAATCATTGAATGGATGGATGAGTATTATTCTATCCGCTTATCCGGGGAAGTATTCCGTGGGATGTCTGAAAAAGCGCGACGCGGCGGTTTTCAGGCACGGCCACCTCTGGGGTATCGAATCTTACATAAAAACGAATGTCCCGTTGTGGTCCCGGAAGAAGCTGAAATCGTCCGTACTATTTTCCGGCTTTATGTAGATGACCTGCTCTCCCCCTTTGATATTGCCAGGCACCTGAATGCCCTGGGTCTTGTCACAGGCAAACAAAAGCCTTTTGAAAAGAGATCTATCGAATATATCCTTGATAATCCTGCCTATATAGGAAAAAACCGGTGGAACCGCACCGAAAGCGGATCCAAACGGATAAAGGATGAGGATGAATGGATCGTATCCGATGGACCACAGGAACCAATTATTGCACAGGACATATTCCAGGCAGCCCAGGAGCGTCGCCAGAAAGAATATCGCCCCAAAGGTGCACGTCCTGCATCTACCTGTCGTCACTGGCTTAGCGGTCTGTTAAAATGTTCCGCCTGCGGTCGTACACTGTCGGTATCCTCCCATGCGGATCCGAAGTCGGGAACCCGATATATTTATTTTCAATGCTATGGATACCTGAAAGGTAAATGCTCCGTTTCACATAACATATCGGAGAAAAAAATAACTCCTATCGTTCTGGAATCGATGGAAGCTGCTTTACAGTCTGGAATCATCGTATTCGAGCAAAAGAAAAATGTGAAAGATTCGGACATGAATCAAAGAACCCTATTAGAATTACAGATCAGCAAACTTGATCAACGTTCAGAACGTTTACGCGCTGCCTATCTGGATGGAATTGATACATTAGAAGAATACAAAGTAAATCGGCAGATGCTTGATAATGAACGAGTGCGGCTATCAGAAAAGCTTGCAGCCATACAGAAAACACCTGGTGAAACAGTTTCACCGAAAAAGATGCTTGAGCGAATAAAAGATGTGCGTGATATCTTGGATTCTAACGAGTATTCTATGCAGGAAAAGAATGCTGCCATAAAAACCATCATAGAAAAAATTGTTTTTTTCAAGGCAGAAAACCGGATTCAGGTGTTTTATTACTACAATTAA
- a CDS encoding recombinase RecT — translation MAVQNSLAKQNRRLGITAYLTQDAVKNQINQVISGKNGTRFISSVVSAVNNNPALQECTNQSILSAALLGESLNLSPSPQLGQYYMVPFNDKNKGKVAQFQLGYKGYIQLAIRSGQYKKLNVLGIKEGELIRFDPLNEEIVVKLIEDEEAREQAPTIGYYAMFEYTNGFRKAMYWSRRKMEAHALKYSKGYQAKKGYTFWEKDFDGMAYKTMLRQLISKWGIMSIDMISAMDADMAVINEDGTKDYVDNDDSIIDMEPEQPQQEPTQAAEAPQDAAAALFGN, via the coding sequence ATGGCAGTACAGAACAGTTTAGCAAAGCAGAACCGGCGCCTGGGTATCACAGCATATCTGACACAGGACGCTGTGAAGAACCAGATCAACCAGGTGATCAGCGGGAAGAACGGCACAAGGTTCATTTCCTCCGTGGTGTCGGCGGTCAATAATAACCCGGCGCTGCAGGAGTGCACGAACCAAAGTATCTTATCCGCGGCGCTCCTGGGGGAATCCCTGAATCTTTCGCCGTCCCCGCAGCTGGGGCAGTATTACATGGTTCCTTTCAATGACAAGAACAAGGGTAAGGTGGCGCAGTTCCAGCTGGGATATAAGGGTTATATTCAGCTGGCGATCCGCTCCGGCCAGTACAAGAAACTGAATGTCCTGGGCATCAAGGAAGGGGAGCTGATCCGGTTTGATCCTCTGAATGAGGAAATCGTGGTGAAGCTGATAGAAGATGAAGAGGCCCGGGAGCAGGCCCCTACGATTGGATACTACGCCATGTTTGAGTATACCAACGGTTTCCGCAAGGCAATGTATTGGAGCCGCCGGAAGATGGAGGCCCACGCTCTGAAGTATTCCAAGGGCTACCAGGCGAAAAAGGGGTATACCTTCTGGGAGAAAGATTTTGACGGAATGGCCTACAAGACCATGCTTCGGCAGCTTATCAGTAAGTGGGGAATCATGAGCATTGACATGATTTCGGCCATGGATGCAGATATGGCGGTGATCAATGAGGACGGCACGAAGGATTACGTGGACAATGACGATTCTATCATTGACATGGAACCGGAGCAGCCGCAACAGGAACCGACACAGGCCGCAGAGGCACCGCAGGATGCAGCGGCGGCGCTGTTTGGAAATTAG
- a CDS encoding YqaJ viral recombinase family protein yields MVEMIQLASREEWLKNRQRIGGSDASAIVGMNPYRSNVDLWKIKTGHLAAEDISEKPYVKYGTQSELHLRNLFALDFPEYQVFYVENNMWLNDKYPFAHASLDGWLVDQKGRKGILEIKTTEILQSMQKEKWNHRIPDNYYIQLLHYLLVTEFEFADLKAQLKYDFGGEVFLQTRHYHIERNEVEEDIKYLEAAERKFWQQVQRKEQPALILPEI; encoded by the coding sequence ATGGTTGAAATGATACAGCTTGCGAGCCGGGAAGAATGGCTGAAGAACCGGCAACGGATCGGCGGCAGTGATGCATCGGCCATTGTGGGGATGAACCCCTACCGGAGCAATGTTGACCTTTGGAAGATCAAGACCGGCCATCTGGCTGCGGAGGATATTTCTGAAAAGCCGTATGTAAAGTACGGCACACAGTCGGAGCTGCATCTGCGGAATCTGTTTGCACTGGATTTCCCGGAATATCAGGTTTTTTATGTGGAAAACAACATGTGGCTGAATGATAAATATCCATTCGCTCATGCATCCTTAGATGGCTGGCTGGTAGATCAGAAAGGGCGCAAGGGAATTCTGGAAATCAAAACCACGGAAATTCTGCAATCCATGCAGAAAGAGAAATGGAACCACCGGATCCCGGACAATTACTATATCCAGCTGTTGCACTACCTGCTGGTAACGGAATTTGAATTCGCGGATCTGAAAGCCCAGCTGAAATATGATTTCGGCGGCGAGGTATTTTTGCAGACCAGACACTACCACATCGAGCGGAATGAGGTGGAGGAAGACATCAAGTATCTGGAAGCTGCGGAGCGAAAGTTCTGGCAGCAGGTACAAAGAAAAGAGCAACCGGCGCTGATCTTGCCGGAAATATAA
- a CDS encoding helix-turn-helix transcriptional regulator — protein MTLGDIIKEYRKNQHLSMDAFSEKSGISKAYISLLEKNKHPKTGKAIAPSIQCIKQAADGMNMDFNTLFSMIDGDVSLKEDNTNDKSQFTSRDERDITSDLNSIMEKLKSGEDGPASFEGEAIPEADQELFAGQLELMLRRLKAINKEKYNPHKKK, from the coding sequence ATGACTTTAGGAGATATCATAAAAGAATATAGAAAAAACCAACATTTGAGCATGGATGCATTTTCTGAAAAAAGCGGTATCAGCAAAGCCTACATTTCTTTACTTGAAAAAAATAAACATCCTAAAACAGGAAAAGCCATTGCGCCTTCCATTCAATGTATAAAGCAGGCAGCTGATGGCATGAATATGGATTTTAATACTCTTTTTAGCATGATTGATGGCGACGTATCTTTAAAGGAAGATAACACAAACGATAAGTCCCAGTTTACGTCCAGAGATGAGCGGGATATCACCAGTGATTTGAACTCCATTATGGAGAAGCTAAAGAGCGGAGAAGACGGCCCGGCCAGTTTTGAAGGAGAGGCTATCCCAGAAGCCGATCAAGAACTATTTGCAGGTCAGCTGGAACTCATGCTCCGCCGCCTGAAAGCCATCAATAAGGAAAAATATAATCCGCACAAAAAGAAGTAG
- a CDS encoding acetyl-CoA carboxylase carboxyltransferase subunit alpha — protein MAILKFRKGNYISLKGSRAQETAVNVPDDLFMKCPACGETLYRPDVVEHAYCCGKCGKYFRLGARNRLRMVLDKGSFQAWDEGIRERNPLQDAAYGEKLDSLKGNSGLDEAVITGVGTIGGIRCAIAVWDTRFLMGSMGTVAGEKLTRAFERAQRERLPIVVFACSGGARMQEGLASLMQMAKTSAAVKRHSEAGLLYISVLTDPTTGGVTASFAMLGDIILAEPGALIGFAGPRVIEQTTGQKLPEGFQRAEFLLEHGFVDNIVERPQLKATLHQLLQMHGYPENSESANNPTADKAATHADRKVDVEGMAFGQKKTEQREAVSWERAEAEGKRDFKRRQEKWEACQRETEQRIQWEKAAADEVWESSNDFFPEKKSAWERVKLSRRKDRLTALDYINGIFADFTELHGDRGCRDDAAIVGGIGFFNGRPVTVIGVQKGKNTKENLCRNFGMPSPEGYRKALRLMQQAEKFGRPIVTFVDTPGAACGMEAEERGQGEAIARNLLEMSALRVPVLAIMIGEGGSGGALALAVANEVWMLENATYSVLSPEGFASILWKDSRRSAEAAEQMRMGAAELKEMGFVEKIIPEYGQAQEKTREPICAFLKKELELFCQRYEQLSPAMLPVQRYERFRKM, from the coding sequence ATGGCAATACTGAAATTTCGAAAAGGCAATTATATTTCGCTGAAAGGGAGCCGGGCGCAGGAGACGGCGGTAAATGTACCGGACGATCTGTTTATGAAATGCCCGGCCTGCGGAGAAACCTTGTACCGGCCGGACGTGGTGGAGCATGCGTATTGCTGCGGCAAATGCGGCAAATATTTTCGGCTGGGAGCCAGAAACCGTCTGCGGATGGTGCTGGATAAGGGAAGCTTTCAGGCGTGGGATGAGGGCATCCGGGAGCGCAATCCTTTGCAGGATGCGGCATACGGGGAAAAACTGGACAGCCTGAAAGGAAACAGTGGTCTGGATGAAGCGGTGATCACCGGTGTGGGTACCATCGGCGGTATCCGGTGCGCCATTGCCGTGTGGGACACCCGGTTTCTCATGGGAAGCATGGGCACGGTGGCGGGTGAAAAGCTGACCCGGGCCTTTGAGCGGGCCCAGCGGGAGCGGCTGCCCATTGTTGTGTTTGCCTGCTCCGGCGGAGCACGCATGCAGGAAGGGCTGGCCTCCCTCATGCAGATGGCCAAAACATCCGCAGCAGTAAAGCGGCACAGCGAGGCCGGCCTTTTGTACATTTCCGTGCTCACCGATCCCACCACCGGCGGCGTGACGGCCAGCTTTGCCATGCTGGGGGACATTATTCTGGCGGAGCCCGGCGCCCTCATCGGTTTTGCGGGCCCCCGGGTCATCGAACAGACCACCGGACAGAAGCTGCCGGAGGGCTTTCAGCGGGCGGAATTCCTGCTGGAACACGGGTTCGTGGATAACATTGTGGAGCGCCCCCAGCTGAAAGCGACACTGCATCAGCTGCTGCAGATGCATGGATATCCGGAAAACAGCGAATCTGCAAATAATCCGACGGCTGACAAGGCTGCCACTCATGCTGACAGGAAAGTAGATGTGGAAGGAATGGCGTTCGGACAGAAAAAGACAGAGCAAAGAGAGGCCGTATCCTGGGAACGAGCGGAAGCAGAAGGAAAGCGTGATTTCAAAAGAAGACAGGAGAAATGGGAAGCGTGCCAGCGAGAGACAGAACAAAGAATCCAGTGGGAAAAGGCAGCCGCAGATGAAGTTTGGGAAAGCAGTAACGACTTCTTCCCAGAGAAAAAAAGTGCCTGGGAGCGGGTGAAGCTGTCCCGCCGCAAAGACCGGCTGACGGCGTTAGACTATATCAACGGTATTTTTGCGGATTTCACAGAACTGCACGGCGACCGGGGATGCCGGGATGACGCGGCCATTGTGGGCGGCATCGGATTTTTCAACGGCCGTCCGGTGACGGTGATCGGTGTGCAAAAGGGAAAAAATACGAAGGAAAACCTTTGCCGGAATTTTGGCATGCCGTCCCCGGAAGGCTACCGGAAAGCACTGCGGCTTATGCAGCAGGCGGAAAAATTTGGCCGTCCCATTGTTACGTTTGTGGATACGCCGGGTGCTGCCTGCGGCATGGAGGCGGAAGAGCGGGGACAGGGAGAAGCCATCGCCAGAAATCTCCTGGAAATGTCAGCGCTGCGGGTACCGGTGCTTGCCATCATGATCGGGGAAGGCGGCAGCGGCGGCGCCCTGGCGCTGGCTGTGGCCAATGAAGTGTGGATGCTGGAAAATGCTACTTATTCCGTGCTCTCCCCCGAGGGCTTTGCTTCCATCCTGTGGAAGGACAGCCGCCGCAGTGCGGAAGCGGCCGAGCAGATGCGCATGGGAGCCGCCGAATTAAAAGAAATGGGTTTTGTAGAGAAAATCATCCCGGAATACGGCCAGGCCCAGGAAAAGACCCGGGAGCCCATCTGCGCATTCCTGAAAAAAGAGCTGGAACTTTTCTGCCAGCGGTATGAACAGCTGTCACCTGCCATGCTGCCTGTTCAGCGCTATGAACGTTTTCGAAAAATGTAA
- a CDS encoding ImmA/IrrE family metallo-endopeptidase: MRKDIKKIAAYYRRKFETSDPFQIAKELHIELAIGDIGSRAGCYMYLKKHKCIFLNENLEESEIRFVMAHELGHAILHPRQNCYFIRSKTLLSAAKIEVEANLFAAELLISDQMIAENQCLTLQQLSRLLGYSEAILEMKVQRTL, encoded by the coding sequence TTGCGAAAAGACATAAAGAAAATTGCCGCTTACTACAGGAGAAAATTTGAGACATCTGATCCTTTTCAGATTGCCAAAGAACTACATATTGAACTTGCCATTGGGGATATCGGTTCCAGAGCCGGATGTTACATGTATCTAAAAAAGCATAAATGCATTTTCCTGAATGAAAATTTGGAAGAGAGCGAAATACGTTTTGTTATGGCTCATGAACTTGGCCACGCTATCTTACACCCACGGCAGAACTGCTATTTCATTCGGAGCAAAACATTGCTTTCCGCTGCCAAAATAGAGGTTGAAGCCAACCTCTTCGCTGCGGAGCTGCTGATTTCCGATCAAATGATTGCAGAAAACCAGTGTTTGACGCTTCAGCAGTTATCACGCTTACTGGGATATTCAGAAGCAATCTTAGAAATGAAGGTACAACGCACTTTATAA